CCTGAGCTCGAATAGGGCAGCAGGGCCATTTCGCGCGCGTTCTTGACGGCCTGGGCAATGGCGCGCTGTTCTTGCACGCTGACACCGGTGACCCGCCGGGCGCGGATCTTGCCGCGCTCCGA
The Micrococcales bacterium DNA segment above includes these coding regions:
- the rpsR gene encoding 30S ribosomal protein S18 gives rise to the protein MPKPPMRKPKKKANPLRGANDAIDYKDVALLRKFVSERGKIRARRVTGVSVQEQRAIAQAVKNAREMALLPYSSSGR